Genomic window (Accipiter gentilis chromosome 7, bAccGen1.1, whole genome shotgun sequence):
AGCATGTTTTCTCCCAAGGCCCTCAACAATCAGAGTGACCCGggtactgttttttcttacagccCAGACTACATGTTAGATGAGAGGGCTGCTGTAACAAACCTGGCCTGCTCTCCTCCGACATAAACCAAACTGCCGGTGAGGGAAGCACAAGGAATCCTGTCAGCGCTGGCccgaggcggggggggtgggggggtggggtggggtgatgTGCTCAGGGCTATCTCCCGCTGGAGCGCCCGGCAGCCGGGGGTGACAATGCTCCGGGCTCGGGTGCAAAGGCACCCGGGGATGGAGGCACTGCGGGCCCCGACGGGCGCTGCCCCGGCCGACGGGGCCCGTCCCGGGGGCCGCGGGCCCGACCCGCACCGGGACCCGCCTGAGGCGTCGCTGAGGTAAAAGCGCCGCGGTCCTCCTTCGCGTCCTTCCCTGGGAGGCGCCACGCCGCTTGCTCTGATTGGTCACCTTTTTCCCTTTGGCCCAATGAGCTCCTCCCGCTGTAGGGTTCCCGGCGGTGAGGTCACTAAGCCGTGGCCCAATGCGAGAGCGAGGCCGAGCAGAGGGCGGGCGGGGATTGGCCGTCCGCGGTGCTGGCGCGGGTCGATTGGCCGGGCCCGCGGAGGCGGTGCGGAAGCGCGCTCCGCGGAGGGCGGCGGGGTGGCGGCGGTGCCGGCCGGGCTGCGGCGCGATGAGGGGCGGCTGCCGCCTCTTCCCGCTCCTGCTCCTGGCGCTGCTACGCGGGCTGTGTCACGGCAGGGAGCCGGCGCCGGGCGCTGTTACCTGCGGGTCGGTGCTGAAGCTGCTCAACACCCGCCACAGCGTGCGGCTCCACTCGCACGAGGTCAAGTACGGCTCCGGTgagcagggccgggccggggcggggcggggagcggtgCTGAGGGGCTGAGAAATGGCGGGCGGGGAGCCGTGAGGGGGGCTGGAAAATGGCGGGAGCTGGGAAGCGTCGGGGGGGAGAGGTGGTGAGAGGGGCAGGAAAATGGCGGGGGGACTGGCAGCGAGGGGTGgcggggaaggaggaagaggaaggtcaGAGGTTGCTGAGGTTCTTGTCCCTGGTGCAGCGGGAGCAGCGGGCTAGGGATGGGGTTGTGGGGAGCACCGGAGACCCGGCAGCCTGACAGGGAGAGGAGGGTGTTGAGGCCTGGGgtacggaaagatgttgcggctGGGCTCTGCAGGTCCCGgagtggggatgggatggggacgcGTTGCCCGCATCCCTTAGGTGAGCCCTGTTCTGTGTGCGGGGCCTCAGCAGTACCTTCCCAGCGTCTGTTCTGGCAGCGAGGGTGCTGGTTTGTTTGGGGACACAAAAAAACTTGGTAGTATTTTTTGAGAAAGGCATGATGGTGTGAGTAGTATCCATCATGGGTCAGATTTTCTTCTTGTGTGTTCAGCATGAACTTTGACAGTTTGCAGCTACTAACACGTGCTATGTTTAACTTCTTCAGTCTGAAAGATTATTTGGTACCTCCATTCCCATTGCAGTCAGTAAGTAGACTGTGGGAATTAAGCATCTCTTAAACATGAAGGCATGAGAACATTAAAGCAGATTTCTTTAGTTCTTTCAGGACTTTTTGAGCTGGAGAAGTGGGTTAAGTTTCCTGCCATTTAATTCTATTCCAACAGGAAGCGGGCAACAGTCAGTGACAGGAGTTGAAGCTTCAGATGATGCCAACAGTTACTGGCGGATTCGTGGGAAGAGCGATGGCAGCTGCCAACGCGGAACACCAGTGAAATGTGGGCAAGCTATACGACTTACCCATGttaacacaggaaaaaatttACACACTCATCACTTCCCATCACCACTCTCCAATAACCAAGTGAGTTGTTTTAAATCTTAAGCTTTTGTATAAATAGTGCATGCTACTGACAGTACTTCTCTCCAGTTTTTCACGTTTTTGAAGAATCAGGCTTGCATACCAGCTGCCAGAAAGAGTATGTCTATGCATATCCAGAGTTCAAGTATATTCTTTTCTGCATCTTGGAATAATGTATTTAACTTCTCGACAGTGCTAAAAGTTAATATGCACCAGTACTGGTATTTCATAGCACTTTTAacagatctgcatttttttttttcaatctgcaCCATTGCTACTGGAAGACTGTTCTGAAATGTTTAGCACTTTCAAGGTGTCGGAGACTGGGTGCCTCCCTCAACATTGTGAAGATTGCTCTAGAGCAAGGCAACTAATCATGTGTTATAACACTAGGCATTCCTGTATCCAAGTTCCTTGGCCATCCAATCTATTGGTCTCAGTCATCTTCTCACTATCCCTATTATAATTCACTAGTCCTATTTATCTGTCCTGCTTCCACAGGAAAAATTAATCTGCTCTCACAATAGTACTTATTTATTGTATTGTACATATCTAGAAGAGTGTAATTTCTCACTGTAATTAGGTCCCAGTCTTGTCCTTGGACAAATGCTTCTCAAGACTGAAAATCTCACTTAAATAATGCAAACTTGTCGGAAGTTTGTCCTTAGTAGTCCTTTTAGTCTTCCTTCAGGCTATGTAGACAGGTcattaaaaaaattggaaaacCTGACTCTTTGTGAAAAAGGTTTGTCTTTTACAATGAGTAAAGTGGCTGAAGCAATAAGGTCCAGTTTTGTGTAGGGTATCTAGGTGATCTggttattaaaacaaaagaagtgatggaaaaatagcattttagaaaaatgatttaaagaaCAGATTGACTCTAAACCTTCCCCCAGCTTTCATTTATCGGTTTAGACAATTTGTATAACATTGTCATTAACGTAAAAATCTTCAGCAACTGTCAttgtgtttctttggttttgctatGTGTTTGCACAGTATCTAAGCGAAAGGAAGGTTTGCATGACTTCCCAGAGATTGATAGGACTGTAACTTATGATACTATTGAAATATGATGTAGTTATGAACACAAacttttatttcatattcttaACAGAAGTTGGATTTTCAACTAGTATGTTGTCTTTTACACTTTTTGGACTACGTAAATGTGAATTAACATGACCCTAAAATTTTAGGTTGCTAGATACAAACTATTGCAGTTCTATTTTCAAGTTGTTCATTGCTTCTAGTTACCAGATTTTTAAGAATTAAAGGTTATCTGGAGTCCTAAACAGTTGGAGCTTAGCCTATCTGGTTTCTAGAAATGCTTGGAATTTTTTTTGGTGCATAGTGAAATCTAATCTCTGACTTTTGTTTTAGCAGGAATTCATTTGCTTTAAtggttgtctttatttttttttaaagagctattCAGCTGTCTATCTGAAGAAAGAGTGTAAACCAGAATAGTTTTTGACCCAGTTGTAAGCCTGGTATAATTAAGTAAAAAAGGAATATGATTACTTAATAAGATAAGTTGTTGGGATGCTGTGATGAAGacacatgctgaaaaaaaatgttgcaatgGTAACTATGAAGATGGTCATACTACAAAACTAAATGTCTACAGTTAGGAACTCTTTTGAGTGGGGAAAATTTGCATCAGCATTAGTGtcatttcttttgaattttttctcaGAAGGATTGTTCTGATCTCTGTGCTCAAGTCCTCTTTCATTTCATTTGTAATGTATGTTGGGGTTTGTTGGCACTTTTTGCTCAGATTACATGTTGGAGTTTGTTGGCACTTTTTGTTCAGATTGTAGTGGTAGAAAGTTACTGCTTCTGGATTTGTTGCATTGCTTTGCCAATAGTTATCaacagtttttctttcctctccatccTTGCCTTTCAACTCTGCTGACTTTGTGGTTGATATTTTTGTGTCTGTATTGGAGGTGTTTGCTTACATTTTCACTTCAGGAAGTTTGTGTCTCTAACAGGAAGTAAGTGCCTTTGGTGATGATGGCGAAGGAGATGACCTCGATATATGGATTGTGCAATGCAGTGGGACTTACTGGGAGCGGGAGGATGCAGTGCGCTTCAAGCACGTAGGAACTGAGGTGTTCCTTTCAATAACAGGGGAACAGTATGGCCATCCCATTAGAGGCCAACGGGAAGTTCATGGCATGCCTACTGCTAATCATCACAACTATTGGAAAGCAATGGAGGGAGTCTTCATCAAACCCAGTACGGACCCTGCAAAACATGATGAGCTCTGAATTGACAGAGGATCCAAAATGTTTCAGCTTACTCCAATGTTCGGAGATGTTAATCCTTGGTCTCTTATAAGTCCCGCCTTGCCTAAGTGACTGACTTTCTGTATTATTGAAGGGCATTAGTTCATTCTAGGAATGCAGCACTTCTGTGGGGAATGGCATCTGCCAGGTTCAGCCATTGAAATTTATTTGGCAAAATCCTTTCTGAATTTCAAGCTTAATTGGTGAAACTAGTTTGTACATCTGTTAGTTTTTGTTgtcatttgttttgcttcttcctttgtctctaatttgaaggaaatggaaaaactgaAGTAATACATTTCTGTAGTCCCAAGTACaataaaactttgtattttgtaatctttttccaattataattaaatatttggaAACTGATTTCTACTTCTTAGTGAGAGGATGTTATTAATGAGGAGATGGAGTAAGTCTAGGAAGGGAAAAATAGTTCTCAAATATGGTGTCTTTTGAATGGCTTGAAGTCAGCTATTCggccttccagaaaaaaaatgtggtcCATTTGAAAATTGTTTCCAATGTCTTCCATGAGTTTCATTGTGTACTGTATGTTGGAGTAAGAAGACaaagttttaatttattctctTTCTCGGATAAGTTCGTATTTCTGGTGGTGGCAACACTGCTCATTGTCAAATGGTAAGACTGCTCTGCTCTATGAACTGGTTCAGAAAGCTACTGTTTGTTTAGTTAATATTAGAATTTTATAAAATTCCATGTGATGCAAAGGAACAGTTGAATTTGACTTATGTTGTACTTGCATATAATTCTGCAAGATCAGTATGAGAATCCAGATGAATAAATAGTAGGGCATATAGCCATGTGCGGTTGTTTTGTGTGAatccagaagaagagaaaaaagaatcttAGACAATGGTTTGGTCCTGGATTTTTGACAGAATGGTATGCTCTGGAGTACTAGCAAGGGGCCTTCGTCGAACGAGTTATGAATTTCTGTGTTCTTCTCCctctgtgaaaagagaaaaatgaatgtttgttACTGGAAATACTGATTAAAATTCAAAGTACCGTACATTTTCTATTCACTTTAAACAGAAAAGCTCACAAAATCAGTGTGAAAAGTCAAAATTCAGATGTTCTTATCTCCATGTGTAAATAGTTTACCAATTATGGTCTTAATTAGTCAATCAGTTAAAGAAGCAGGAAAGTGATTTACTGCTTTTACAGCTCCAGTCACATGCTGCGGTGTTGGAGTGTTTGTGAAGAAGGTGCAACAGGCAATTGCAGTTAAGCTTTATAAACATACCTACTGATACATGCTTTGTGATGCCTCATGCAGTTGTGCTGTACAGAATAACTTCAGGTTTTATTTAGGGGTTTACTACTAGTGAAGATCCTCATAGCGTATGGAACAAGGAGCCTCTGTAACAGTTGTTTTGTGtacctgattatttttcttcaaagaaaaaggtAAGACTGTTTTTCTATGAGTCTTAGTTGCATGTGTGTATTAAGGATTACGGGTATTTTGGAGAGGAAGTAGCTAGCTTTTGCTGGTTTGTATTAGAAGTAAACTTTTTTGTGATTAATGTTTCAGGTTCACTGATATTCCTGACTAATTGGTATTGAAGTTGTAGCTCTAAAGGATAactatttaaaagcaaaccaaacctgCGTAAACAAGCTgactttggttttcctttattaaaaaggaGGGCTTTTCTATTGAAGTTGGTATATGAGTAAATACAAAAAGAGTGGTAGCGTTTggcaggaggaagaaacaaattTGGCAACGGCTCGTTTGTCACTAAGAGCTAAATGCTTTATGCCTAAACCATGTGGGCTTAGTGTATGTGCACCTGTGGAATACTGAGTTGGCTGAGAAGGGCTAGAGCTGTGTGGCTCATCTCTGTGTGCCAGGTACTATCCTCACCCAATGTTTATCTCCACCTGGATGTTTCTGTCCCTAGCAAAGGTATTTATCAGTTGTCTTCACTATGCTGGAGTGGGATCTCACTGGACCTTCCTCTTTCTGTTCTGGATTTGAGCCAAATTGGTTTGGTGAGGCTGAGAAAGAACTGACTTAAGTTCTTACTGCTTACTTTCTACTATGATCTCACTTTTGAAAacttctttgttttcaaagaagaTTGTTTCAAAACTTGTACCTTCTGTTCCTAAAGAATCAAGCTTCCCCATACACGTGTATCTATGAATGGCTTATTTAAAGATATATTCAACAATATTCCTGTGAACTGAGTTGCCTTCACTTTTGATTCTGACCAAAGTATAAAAGTCACTTGGCCTTAATATTGCACTTGCATTATTGCGCATGTGtcacaattgatttttttttctcttttttctaattCTTATCACTATAAAAGTTGTGCTGAAAGACTCTTAAATAAGGCCAGTTGAAGTACACCTTCCTTTGGAAAAGTCTAATTTAGTACTAAAATAACTATTGATACTCACAGCATGCTAAATGCAGACTACAAAAGTCTTAAGTTCATGTAGGAAGTGCAAAAGCTTATAGCTGTGAAAAGTGATGGCTTGTGCtaatgtgctttcttttctgtataaCTTCTAGATTCACAAGACTTGCATTAGTATCAGTTTAATGTCATACCTTATGCTTTAAACTGAAGTACTGAGATTTCAGAACCTGATTCAGGTGGTTTTTATTTACTTTGGCTGCTTACAATTCAGCTTTTCAGTCCTTCCCCCACAGCTGAGGGACTAGACTTGGGGAACCCCAGTTTTTatattgttggttttgttgttgtttgttttccatatGAAACTTATCATCTGCCTAAAGATATTGGGATTCTTGGGTAAAACATGAAATACTGAGAAATGTAGATATGGAAGTTGGGAACACTGTTTTGCATCTTTCCCTTTATTTTAAGGCAATAAACTAGATTTTATTTATAATACCTCTTGTCAAAATTCTCTATACACTTCAAGGTTAAGTGAAAACTATTTTGGTTTCTGATGCtagcagaaaataattctttcaaatAACTGACAGGTGCTTTCCAATTTCTTGCTCACTGCTACTTACAAGAACTCTTTGAAAAGGTGTGCCGGTGTTACTCTTCCTTTAATACACTAGAAAAGCGTTGGGGAAAAGAATTAGGGGGATGCTTATGTATAGTCGTTATTCGTGGGAATAACTGCTAAAGACAATCTACCTACTTTaaactgtacttttaaaaaaaaataatctgtcaaatactgcattttgcacatatgtatatatctaGTTCAATGTAAAATGACAAAGAGTTCCTTAGACATGTTAATTTTGGAGGCACGTGTGTATGTCTACAAACATATTCACTTATTTCCTGAAGCTTTTTAAAGCTCTGTATAACTGCTCAACATATGAACACTTGCCACACATTTTGACTTTTCAGTCAGTATGGAATGAGAACTGGTTTTAGTTCTCTAAAAGTGCTAGAAGAGATGTACTGCTCATTGATTCTTCATTCTGAATGTCAAGGCTAAAGATAAaccaatgttttcatttaatttattatgTTTGGGAATACTAATTGGGTATATCTGTTCTTATTAAGTTAAATTAGCAGATATttttagaaatcaaaacaaaaaaaagaaaaaaattacaatcaaAACAACCCTGTAACAGTGATGCTTACTTGGCAGTATTCTGAAGCCTGTTAGTTTTGCTGAacgttctttttttcctgcctctcttcTCCAGCACTGAAGCATTAGCTGTCACTGTGGACGTACCATGTTTCACACCTGTACTAGACGGAGGCTGAACCTTAGAAATATCTCCTTCCAGCAGCAGCGTCTTGCTAGGTGCCTGACTGCCTGGTTGGCATGCTTGCTGGCTTTTTGGTTAGCTtccctgctggcagctggggaATTGGCTAAGAGCCTGTGAGAGATTTATGGACACAGGGTGCCGTGATGCTGCCTGCCTCTCTTTCCTAGTTTTGAGTTCTTATCTGTGCCCTTTTGATTTTGCAGTTTTCTCTTCAAACTCATCTTCCTGGAATCCAGCTGTGGGCCACCACACAAATATCTTTGATAATTAATTGCTTCGTAACGTGGCTGTTTCATCAACTGTCTTTCAGGAACCCATGTGTTTGGGCTTACAAGACAGCACCTGTGGTTGTGTCATTAAGCTTTCCAAGGAAACggtttaagaaaaagaagttacCCTTAAATAGGAGTACTCGGAGCTAAGGAAGTGCTTTCTTCCCGTGGTCTCCTTGATTCTATTCTGTGGTATAGGAAGCACAGGGGATGTCTTGCTTCCtcaagaaggaataaaaagttcAACCTTACCTACTTGGAGTTGTGCTGGAAACAAGGCAATTCAAACTTACCTTAGGGTATGTACTGTTTATTATGTATGCAAGTCAAACAGTAATGAATGTTAGGATCCTAAGgttattttaaatacttagaGGAATAAATATTAtactttctcccctcttcccactGACACTCTAAGTGTCTCAGTATTCCCATGTTTATAAATACTTTAGCAGGACCTCGAGTATTTATACCTAATAAGTTATTTTTACTCTACGCAAAAGACGGAACACTGGGGTTAGGCTCCTTCTAATCTGTTTCTTTAATCAAACTTGCAATAATTTCAGCAATGTGTGGGAATAGATTGAGAGATGGTCAACCAATTCCTCTGAGGACAATACTGAATTACCTTGGGTGTGTATGAGACAAGGAGGGACTCTAGTGAGCGATGTGAAAGTAGACTTCAGCAGTTGCGTGGTTCAACGCTTCTCTTTAAATTGCAGCAAATTGAACTGATTATAAAAGCTTTTTAGTATATTTGGTATTGTAGTAATGCTAAATTAGCATGAAGTTCACAGTGGAATCCTCTTATGACAGCTCTGATATTGATTCAAGCTGCAGTTTGAGGGATTCAGCTGCCTTCAATCCTTTGGGAAAATGGTGCCCCGCTTCATTATGGTTAGAAGTGTTAGCTGTATGACATCTCAAGGGTACCAAACCCTCAGGAAACACATTACAAATTAATCAGAATGTGTCCAAGCTATAAAGCTGCCTAATTAGTTCCTTTTTTTAACTATAAAAATAATGTGCAGGTGCTGGCTTTGCATGTCTGGAGGACTTTTGAGCTTGGACTTGGACCTAAGGCTGTTTGCTTGATCTTTGTGATGGTCATGTTTTTATTTACCTAAGTGTCATTTTTCTGAGAGTACTGAGTAGTAGTAGAGGTGTGTGCTGTACTGAAAATTGAAGTATCTGGGGTGAATCTAGTGTGCCTCAAACCACAGCTAAACGTGAAACGCAATAGGTACCTGATGctgttatttttctgctgctgctgccttctcagcCCCATCTCTACCTGCCCGGCCCCTGCGTGCTGGAAGGTCGGGCTGGCTGCAAACGCCTTCCCACTGCTCCTTGGGCTTGCAGGTGCCCCGCAGAGAGCCCTTACCACTAAGTTTGCCTTTCTACTCACTTAAATCCAGGTGACTACTCTGTCCTCTCTCGGAAACAGCCCTTTAGATGACCTGTATAAAAACTTGGGTGGCGTAGGTGCGAGCAGGGCCCTTCTGAGGAAAGAGGGACAGGTGCCCCGTTCTCCTTATCTCCGTCTTGGAGTCCGGAGCCGGAGGGAgcgggccgggagcggcgggcggcggcagcaCGGCCGCTAGTCAGCGCTGCTCCTCCGCCTGCCGCGCCCGCTGCCCGAGCGGAGCCGGCTCGCCGCTGCCGGCCGGCTGCCGGGGAACCGGCAGCCTCTGGCAGCCCAGCGAGGTTTCAGCAGCCTAGCTTTGATCGCCTGCAAATGTGTGTTCttcggggtggggggaagaaataaCATCCGCTTCCCCTGCGTTACAATGCTAAGGCGATCGACCGCTGTAAAGACCTCCTGCGCGGCCGTGTCTGGCGTTAAGTGCGCTCTGCCAAGTCGTGTGCGACTCGGTTAGTTGAAAGGGAAGTTTAAAACGTTAGCGTAGGCTATGAAAGCGATGCTTTAGGCGTTGCTGTTCACTGTCTTTCTATAGGATCGATAAAGCGCGGCCAAGGCTGAAATCTGTTTGCTGACAATACACGTTTAAGGCAATTACCTGGATCATAAAATTAAATACCGCTTTTCGTTCAGCGGGGGCAGGAAAGACACAAAAGGATCGTTAAGCAGGGAGCGCTCTTCTCCTGCCGTCATCTACCGCAATCCCGTTGCATTTTGCGAGATCTcgaaaacaaaagctaaaatcaAACAATCTGTTTCTAGCCAGTGTAAGACGCCTTGCAGGTCAGTGGTAATACTTACGTGAACACATCTTGTCCCTAGCGTAACCCGGCTCCCCTCGGCTTTTGCCTGGACCGCTTCCCCTGGAGCCGATCCTGTGCCATCTGCCGTGGCTTCCCTTTGGCGTTAGGACGAAAGCCGAGCTGCCATCTCCCACCGAGACGGTATCGGTTTGCGAGCCGGTGGGAGGCTGCACCCGTCGGCTTCTCCCCGTCATTCGGAGGGGCTGCGGCTCCCGCTGGCTGCGTGGGTCGCCCACGTCGTGCCCTGCCAGCCGTTCTTGGTGGGGACTGCGGGCTGGCGGCTCCGGCTCCCCTCCCTGCCGGCGCGGTTATGCCGAGGGCTCCGTTCATTTGCCAAACGGCCGTGGATTTTTCTGCAACTCCGCCCGGCAGTGCAACTTCGGTTTCTCGGCGTCAGCCGCCTGCCCATATCCCTTCATGTCTAGCGCAAAGATGATCTTGACTAGAAGCCTTCTGCCAGCCCGGGCACCGGTATTTGCGAGCCAGCCTCTGCTAACGGCCATCCTCGGGTGATGGCGGGAGCCTTCCTTCCTTCCGTAGCCAAAACTGTCCTCACGCCCCGCTCTaccccctctcctcttcccccggCTCCTGCCTGCTCCGCCGGGCACCGTCGTCGTCTCTTTATTCAGCCTCGCCTGctgcagcggggcgggggggagcggggaggtcCCACCTCATGTGCGCAGCCCCGAGCCACGTGTGCCGGCGCCGCTGTCAGCCTGCCACCGGCCCCGgcggagccccggggggggggggggctgtgggcagaGCCCGGCTCCCGGCAGgagaacggggcgggggggggaggtcgGGCGCTGCGCGACACGGCACCCGTGGGAGAGAGCTCCTCGCCGGCCGGGCGCGGTGATGCTTTGCCGCAAGGCCGTGGCGGGGCTGAagcccgggggggtgggggctgcgcTGGGCAGCGCCGCAGCCCCGTGCCCGGTGGGCAGGCGGAGAACGGGGGACCCTTCCCGGTTCCTCCTTTGCCTCCATCCGGCCGCCTGTAGCCAGGTGGCGAGTTTAAAGCCCGGTAGCTCAAGAGCCCGAAAGGCTACAAACAGAAGCGCCGGGCCGGGGGATTAAGGAGAGCGGTGCCGCCTTGTGCCGAGAAAACAGAGCAGCGCGTCGGTACCTGCCCGGGAGAGGGAGCCGAGGGGCACACGGGCGCTGCCGGACGCCCCGGGCGCTTGTCCCGCATCGAGGACGTCCGGAGGGCTCCGTGCTTACGGAGACTCTAACCGTGTTGCTGTAGGGCTTGTGAGCGGGTTTACTGCCCTGTCCGGCTGCTGACACTGTGAGGGAAACACGCCTTGATGCACCTCCAGCAGTTCCCATCCTACTACAGACTGATCTAGCTCGGTTACTGGCTTCGACGGGCACACGGGGTGTGGTGCGATAAAATAATCGTCTAGGCACTTGTTCGGTCACCGGTCTGCTCCACTTGTATCCTCCCCGCTCGTTCAAAACGGGAAGGCTCGCGGTTCGTGACAGCAACATCTTATACTGGGCTTGTGACTCCATCGCCAAAAAAAAGGCTGTTATAGCATTAAACCCGTGCGGCTAAAACAGGCATCGGAAAGTGCAGAATGCGAGGCTGCTTCTGAAATTGCACCCAAGGGAGCACCATCTGCTGTCTCTTTTGCAAATATTATACTTTTGAACACACTACCTTTGCCTTCGCTGGGTGCGAGTGTGGAGATGATTACTGTCGAGCTGGAGGCAATTTTCTATAAAgctgcacagcaaaaaaaaaacgTTTCTGTTGTGCTGCGTTTCCTCAGCACTACAAACCCACGGTGGTGAGTGAGGGTGGCTGTCAGTCGAGCTTAGAGACTTCAGTTTCCGGGGCAAAATAGcttaaaatgttgaaattttTGTCCATCTCCCCACATGGCCGCTGTTCTCCCTCAGGAGATGAGAGGCTGTTTAGTGTGAGTGATTAATTGAAACCTTGCTAAAAAATCCCAGCAGCCTCGGAGCCCCCCGGTCTGAGCTCTGGGGGCAGAAGTGCTTCGTGTGGCCCCTTAGGAAAGCTGCCTTTCTTGGAGCTAAAGCCGGGCGCTGGAGGGCAGGGGGAATGCTGCTCGGcaaggtggggggtggggggtggggagggggggaccggCCCGGCCAGAATAGATGCATTTGCTTAGGGTATACATTCTCAGCTGGGAGAGCATAACTTCCTACCTCCCTACCCAAAAAGGAAGAggtaactgtgattttttttttttttttttttttttttttttgaagtggcaGCTGGAGTAGAAGGGACACCCTCCTCCGGGAGAGCTGTGGCGGGTAGCGGAGAAAAGCCCGAAAACCCTCCCGAGACTGGAAGTTTCACAATGCAGCTTTTCGAGCTTCCTCCCCAGCGCCGCCCGAAAGCCTTGCCAGGGAGCGAGCCCCGCCTGGGCGGGGTTCCCCCGCAGCACTAGGGGCTGGCGGCTCGTGTTCCGCGGGGACGGGAAAGCGGGGTCCCAAACGTGGAGAAAGAATATCAGAACAAAGTGAATATGCGGAGAACGAGGGTTTCCGAGCCCGGCGgtccccagcagggcaggggcacGGACCTGGAGGCGAAGGGCGGTGGGAGGGGGCCGGGCAGACGGGCGGGGGCTGCGTGGGGCAGGGCGCACGCGTGGAGAGGATGTACAATGAAAGCTGG
Coding sequences:
- the SDF2L1 gene encoding stromal cell-derived factor 2-like protein 1, with translation MRERGRAEGGRGLAVRGAGAGRLAGPAEAVRKRAPRRAAGWRRCRPGCGAMRGGCRLFPLLLLALLRGLCHGREPAPGAVTCGSVLKLLNTRHSVRLHSHEVKYGSGSGQQSVTGVEASDDANSYWRIRGKSDGSCQRGTPVKCGQAIRLTHVNTGKNLHTHHFPSPLSNNQEVSAFGDDGEGDDLDIWIVQCSGTYWEREDAVRFKHVGTEVFLSITGEQYGHPIRGQREVHGMPTANHHNYWKAMEGVFIKPSTDPAKHDEL